The Armatimonadota bacterium genome contains a region encoding:
- a CDS encoding glycoside hydrolase family 1 protein — MRVRGPRVFPPGFIWGTATSAYQVEGYNVHADWWEWEQQPGRIRGGDRSGAACGWWERAEEDFDLAARLHQTGHRLSVEWSRIQPAPGRWEEAAVDRYRRMLRALRERGIEPMVTLHHFTTPQWFARRGGWEAPDAPDLFARFVEQVVPALAEFTSLWCTVNEPMGWVFSAYTAGRWPPGHRSLRRALRAAAGLVRAHAAAYRIIHRVQPHARVGFANYFRLFDPARPRAPDRWAAAVRDRLLNWAFVQAVTEGRVEAFPWRQRFPGAEGTLDFVGVNYYTRDLVAFDPRYPRRLFGRHFHPPGCEMSDGGYGEVYPQGLYRVVRSCARLGLPVYVTENGIPDADDDQRPRFIVRHLAWLWRALQDGVPVRGYYYWSLVDNFEWAEGWSLKFGLVAVDPLTQARTVRPSAWVYAQICREGALSEDLLRRWATPSD; from the coding sequence GTGCGCGTCCGCGGCCCGCGGGTGTTTCCTCCCGGCTTCATCTGGGGCACGGCGACCAGCGCCTACCAGGTGGAGGGGTACAACGTGCACGCCGACTGGTGGGAGTGGGAACAGCAGCCCGGCCGCATCCGCGGCGGGGACCGCTCCGGGGCGGCGTGCGGGTGGTGGGAGCGGGCCGAAGAGGATTTCGATCTGGCGGCCCGCCTGCACCAGACGGGACACCGGCTGTCGGTGGAGTGGAGCCGGATCCAGCCCGCCCCCGGCCGGTGGGAGGAGGCGGCGGTCGACCGTTACCGCCGGATGCTGCGGGCGCTGCGCGAACGCGGGATCGAGCCGATGGTCACGCTGCACCATTTCACCACCCCCCAGTGGTTTGCGCGGCGGGGCGGGTGGGAAGCGCCGGACGCCCCGGACCTGTTTGCGCGGTTTGTGGAGCAGGTGGTCCCGGCCCTGGCCGAGTTCACCTCCCTGTGGTGCACCGTCAACGAGCCGATGGGGTGGGTGTTCAGCGCCTATACGGCGGGCCGCTGGCCACCCGGTCACCGCTCGCTGCGGCGGGCTCTGCGCGCGGCCGCCGGGCTGGTGCGCGCCCACGCGGCCGCCTACCGCATCATCCACCGGGTCCAGCCCCACGCCCGGGTGGGGTTCGCCAACTACTTCCGTCTCTTTGACCCCGCCCGTCCCCGCGCGCCGGACCGGTGGGCCGCGGCGGTGCGGGACCGGCTGCTGAACTGGGCGTTCGTCCAGGCCGTCACCGAAGGGCGGGTGGAAGCGTTTCCCTGGCGCCAGCGGTTTCCCGGGGCCGAGGGGACGCTGGACTTTGTGGGGGTGAATTACTACACCCGCGACCTGGTGGCGTTCGATCCGCGCTATCCTCGCCGTCTGTTCGGCCGCCACTTCCACCCGCCCGGGTGCGAGATGAGCGACGGGGGGTACGGCGAGGTGTATCCGCAGGGGCTGTACCGGGTGGTGCGGTCCTGCGCGCGGCTGGGGCTGCCGGTCTACGTCACCGAAAACGGCATCCCCGACGCCGACGATGACCAGCGCCCCCGCTTCATCGTCCGCCACCTGGCGTGGCTGTGGCGGGCGCTCCAGGACGGGGTGCCGGTGCGAGGGTACTACTACTGGTCCCTGGTGGACAACTTTGAGTGGGCGGAAGGGTGGAGCCTCAAATTCGGCCTGGTGGCGGTGGACCCTCTCACCCAGGCGCGGACGGTGCGGCCCAGCGCCTGGGTCTACGCGCAGATCTGCCGGGAGGGCGCGCTCAGCGAGGACCTCCTGCGGCGGTGGGCGACCCCGTCGGACTGA
- a CDS encoding transposase, translated as MSRPPRPVFAGAIYHITARGNNGGALFADDTDRYRYLTLLAAALRRADACVLAYVLMTTHVHLVLQTRQPNVSPLMQWLHTRHARQFNRRHGRMHHLFGDRFGSRLITDDAYLVEVTIYVHLNPVRAGMVGHPGDYPWSSYPAYAGRGPHLADPRRVLELLGPDLRAARRAYLLRVVDALARDRDEARPPGRVSPTGSPTAAGGPR; from the coding sequence GTGTCGCGCCCTCCGCGCCCGGTGTTCGCCGGCGCCATCTACCACATCACCGCCCGGGGTAACAACGGGGGCGCCCTGTTTGCCGACGATACCGACCGGTATCGCTACCTCACGCTGCTGGCCGCGGCGCTGCGGCGGGCGGACGCGTGCGTGCTGGCCTACGTCCTGATGACCACCCACGTCCACCTGGTCCTGCAGACCCGTCAGCCCAACGTCTCGCCGCTCATGCAGTGGCTGCACACCCGGCACGCCCGGCAGTTCAACCGCCGCCACGGGCGGATGCATCACCTGTTCGGTGACCGCTTCGGCAGCCGGCTGATCACCGACGACGCCTACCTGGTGGAGGTCACCATCTATGTGCATCTCAACCCGGTGCGGGCGGGGATGGTGGGGCACCCGGGCGACTACCCGTGGTCCAGCTATCCGGCCTACGCGGGAAGAGGGCCGCACCTGGCGGACCCTCGCCGGGTGCTGGAGCTCCTGGGGCCGGACCTGCGGGCCGCCCGCCGGGCCTACCTGCTGCGGGTCGTGGACGCCCTGGCCCGCGACCGCGACGAGGCGCGCCCGCCCGGCCGCGTCAGTCCGACGGGGTCGCCCACCGCCGCAGGAGGTCCTCGCTGA
- the amrS gene encoding AmmeMemoRadiSam system radical SAM enzyme, which translates to MAGLTASTASLAEVLDRLTVEGELYRRLPGGKVACYACGHRCVIFPGRRGICQVRFNDGGVLRVPWGYVAALQCDPTEKKPFFHVLPGSRTLTFGMLGCDFHCSYCQNWLTSQALRDPAAGVEPLPITPEQMVALARREGAALVGSSYNEPLITSEWAVAIFRAARAAGLRTCYVSNGNATPEVLAYLRPWTDCFKVDLKAFDDRHYRMLGGTLENVTRTIRLVYEMGFWLEVVTLVVPGYNDSADELRAAASFIASVSPLIPWHVTAFHPDYRMTDRAGTLPQTLMRAARIGEEAGLRYVYAGNLPGQVGRYEHTFCHHCGALLVERWGYTILRNRLTPHGGRCPDCGTTIPGIWA; encoded by the coding sequence ATGGCCGGCCTGACCGCCTCGACCGCATCCCTGGCCGAGGTCCTCGACCGCCTGACCGTCGAGGGCGAGCTGTACCGGCGGCTTCCCGGGGGCAAGGTCGCCTGCTACGCCTGCGGCCACCGGTGCGTCATCTTCCCGGGCCGCCGCGGGATCTGCCAGGTGCGGTTCAACGACGGCGGGGTGCTGCGGGTCCCCTGGGGATACGTGGCGGCCCTGCAGTGCGATCCCACCGAGAAGAAGCCGTTCTTCCACGTCCTGCCGGGCTCGCGCACGCTCACGTTCGGCATGCTGGGATGCGACTTCCACTGCAGCTACTGCCAGAACTGGCTCACCTCCCAGGCCCTGCGGGATCCGGCGGCCGGCGTGGAGCCGCTGCCCATCACCCCCGAGCAGATGGTGGCGCTGGCCCGGCGGGAGGGCGCGGCACTGGTCGGCAGTTCCTACAACGAGCCGCTGATCACGTCCGAGTGGGCAGTGGCCATCTTCCGGGCGGCCCGGGCCGCCGGCCTGCGCACCTGCTACGTGAGCAACGGCAACGCCACGCCCGAGGTGCTGGCCTACCTGCGGCCCTGGACGGACTGCTTCAAGGTCGACCTGAAAGCCTTTGACGACCGGCACTACCGGATGCTGGGCGGCACCCTGGAGAACGTCACCCGCACCATCCGCCTGGTCTACGAGATGGGGTTCTGGCTGGAGGTGGTGACGCTGGTGGTCCCCGGCTACAACGACAGCGCTGACGAGCTGCGCGCCGCCGCATCCTTCATCGCCTCGGTCTCACCGCTCATCCCCTGGCATGTCACCGCCTTCCACCCGGACTACCGCATGACCGACCGGGCAGGCACGCTCCCCCAGACGTTGATGCGGGCGGCCCGCATCGGCGAGGAGGCCGGCCTGCGGTACGTGTACGCCGGCAACCTCCCCGGCCAGGTCGGCCGCTACGAGCACACCTTCTGCCACCACTGCGGCGCGCTGCTGGTCGAGCGCTGGGGCTATACCATCCTCCGCAACCGCCTGACGCCTCACGGCGGCCGCTGCCCCGACTGCGGGACCACCATCCCCGGCATCTGGGCGTAG
- a CDS encoding glycosyltransferase family 4 protein translates to MRIAILAPIAWNIPPRAYGPWEAVAGSLADGLASRGVDVTLFATARARTRARLVATVPAPYREDPVWDPRVAETLHWAACFERAGEFDIIHNHTNCYPLAFTPLIRTPVVTTLHGSALLEPWTHPLYRRFRHLPYVSISNAERAGLPELNYVATVYNGIDLAQFTFRPHPGSYLVFLGRMSAAKGVHLAIAIARRAGVPLRIAAHIPPDERDYFDRMVRPQLGPGVEFVGEVGPPERDVLLGGALALLHPTTVPEPFGLTLVEAQATGTPVIGFNRGAVPELVRDGETGFVVEDVDQAVRAVARVGALDRRRCRQWVEEHFTVDRMVDGYLEVYRRLLGGDAGRGTMEADAPPWPA, encoded by the coding sequence ATGCGCATCGCGATTCTGGCGCCGATCGCCTGGAACATCCCGCCGCGGGCCTACGGCCCCTGGGAGGCGGTGGCCGGTAGCCTCGCCGACGGCCTGGCGTCCAGGGGAGTGGATGTCACCCTGTTCGCCACCGCCCGCGCCCGCACCCGCGCCCGGCTGGTGGCCACGGTCCCCGCCCCGTACCGGGAAGACCCCGTCTGGGACCCGCGGGTGGCCGAGACCCTGCACTGGGCCGCGTGCTTCGAGCGCGCCGGGGAGTTCGACATCATCCACAACCACACCAACTGCTACCCGCTGGCCTTCACCCCGCTGATCCGCACGCCGGTGGTCACCACCCTGCACGGGTCGGCGCTGCTGGAGCCGTGGACCCATCCGCTGTACCGGCGGTTCCGCCACCTGCCCTACGTGTCCATCAGCAACGCCGAGCGGGCCGGGCTGCCGGAGCTCAACTACGTGGCCACCGTCTACAACGGCATCGACCTGGCGCAGTTCACCTTCCGCCCCCACCCCGGGTCCTACCTGGTGTTCCTGGGGCGGATGTCGGCGGCCAAGGGCGTGCACCTGGCCATCGCCATCGCCCGGCGGGCGGGCGTCCCCCTGCGGATCGCGGCCCACATTCCGCCCGACGAGCGGGACTACTTCGACCGCATGGTGCGGCCGCAGCTGGGCCCGGGCGTCGAGTTCGTGGGGGAGGTCGGGCCGCCCGAGCGCGACGTCCTGCTGGGGGGCGCGCTGGCGCTGCTGCATCCCACCACGGTCCCCGAACCGTTCGGCCTCACCCTGGTGGAGGCCCAGGCCACCGGGACGCCGGTGATCGGCTTCAACCGGGGGGCCGTTCCCGAACTGGTGCGGGACGGCGAGACGGGCTTTGTCGTGGAAGACGTGGATCAGGCGGTGCGGGCGGTGGCCCGGGTGGGGGCGCTGGACCGGCGGCGATGCCGGCAGTGGGTGGAGGAGCACTTCACGGTGGACCGCATGGTGGACGGCTACCTGGAGGTGTACCGGCGCCTGCTCGGGGGTGATGCGGGACGGGGTACAATGGAGGCGGACGCGCCGCCATGGCCGGCCTGA